One segment of Thermodesulfovibrio sp. 3907-1M DNA contains the following:
- the bamA gene encoding outer membrane protein assembly factor BamA translates to MRLSFALSFVSIFITLFNFAYAEEYIKKIEIEGLKYFPEKEFIYLIGVRENQAFIPQEITEGIKRAFLKNSFDDIVVEYKEGIMKISVKEKPLINKIEIKGNEYFTEKFFKKLLSFKKGDRLKEIELKKTQHNIENELNKRGFINCKVNIEKKVSENFADITIYINEGEPLKIKNIKWEGIFDEYIKNFLSLNAGEPFDKVMLEEFINKAKKYFIKHGLIGSEISYSFKNGELTLTIKEGRKLQLAFKGVNSLSERDLKNIVMAHFQDQVNENIIKDSINSLITFYRANGFLEVKVVSLLEQSKDEWKITYFINEGDRKFVKKIEIQTKLPREEIEKLLANKEGSPFNPEELENDRQRIEEYFKIKGYFNCKVFPPQLQEEDNSVSILFKVQEGEQVKIKNIEIKVKDNLLKAEAEEVAKTYINSPFNETTFLEMKRKIREIYLKNGYSEARIEGNYEIKNSDAYVSLKIEPGSKKYFGKSIILGNEKTKTKFIYQRLLPKEGQPYNPYTLEEERQILYKTGLFSRIDIKPQSMDSSLDLIYNFEEAPAGAFEFGFGYGEYEKAKGFAELSYINLFGMNKQIFSRVEISSLERRSYITYIDPWILKDLTFKSSLLFERMDFKNIDTKDIIYKLKRYGVSAGFEKKFFESFKAELLYEATYSKTWDVMPEVVISDQDIGELFISGIKASLIYDSRDNPFDPTKGWLAGVTSKLSSEFLGSEINFMKSSFYINKYTELTKGFVLATSLRGGWAWLYRGTDNLPISERYFLGGRDTVRGYAQNTLGPKQDNQPTGGNAFLMGNIEFRTYLGKNFSIVNFLDFGNVWKRVGDVDVSNLKYTTGAGLRYKTPVGPLRIDYGYKLNRKAGESHGEIHFSIGHAF, encoded by the coding sequence GTGCGATTAAGTTTCGCTTTGAGTTTCGTTAGTATTTTTATAACTTTATTTAATTTTGCCTATGCAGAGGAATATATCAAAAAAATAGAAATAGAAGGATTAAAATATTTTCCAGAAAAGGAATTTATTTATCTGATAGGAGTCCGAGAAAACCAAGCGTTTATCCCTCAGGAAATAACCGAGGGAATAAAAAGAGCATTTTTAAAAAATTCATTTGATGATATAGTGGTTGAGTATAAAGAGGGTATAATGAAAATTTCAGTTAAAGAAAAGCCTTTAATAAATAAAATAGAGATAAAAGGAAATGAATATTTTACGGAAAAATTTTTTAAAAAATTGCTCAGTTTTAAAAAGGGCGATAGATTGAAAGAAATAGAACTCAAAAAAACCCAACATAACATTGAAAATGAACTTAATAAACGGGGATTTATAAACTGTAAGGTTAATATAGAAAAAAAAGTTTCTGAAAACTTCGCTGATATAACAATTTATATAAATGAAGGCGAGCCATTGAAAATAAAAAATATAAAATGGGAAGGGATTTTTGATGAATATATCAAAAATTTCCTTTCTTTGAATGCGGGAGAGCCTTTTGATAAAGTAATGCTTGAAGAGTTTATCAATAAAGCAAAGAAGTATTTTATAAAACATGGATTAATCGGTTCTGAAATTTCATATTCCTTCAAAAATGGAGAGCTTACATTAACAATTAAAGAAGGGAGGAAACTACAATTAGCATTCAAAGGAGTTAATTCTTTAAGTGAAAGGGATTTGAAAAACATAGTAATGGCGCACTTTCAGGATCAGGTTAATGAAAACATTATAAAAGACAGCATAAATAGCTTAATAACCTTTTATAGGGCTAACGGATTTCTTGAGGTAAAGGTTGTTTCTTTATTGGAACAATCAAAAGATGAATGGAAAATAACATATTTTATAAATGAAGGAGATAGAAAATTTGTAAAGAAAATTGAAATCCAGACGAAGCTTCCCAGAGAGGAAATAGAAAAACTTCTTGCAAATAAAGAAGGTTCTCCTTTTAATCCTGAAGAATTAGAGAATGACAGGCAAAGAATTGAAGAATACTTTAAAATAAAAGGATATTTTAATTGCAAAGTTTTTCCTCCTCAATTACAAGAGGAAGACAATAGTGTAAGTATTTTGTTTAAAGTTCAGGAAGGCGAACAGGTTAAAATAAAGAATATTGAAATAAAAGTAAAAGATAATTTATTAAAAGCAGAAGCTGAGGAAGTAGCTAAAACTTATATAAATTCTCCGTTTAATGAAACAACTTTTCTTGAAATGAAAAGAAAAATCAGGGAAATTTATTTAAAAAATGGGTACTCAGAAGCCAGGATTGAGGGAAATTATGAAATAAAAAACTCTGATGCATATGTAAGCTTAAAAATTGAACCGGGCAGTAAAAAGTATTTTGGCAAATCAATTATTTTAGGTAATGAGAAAACAAAAACTAAATTTATTTATCAAAGACTTTTACCAAAAGAAGGTCAACCATATAATCCTTACACCCTGGAAGAAGAAAGGCAGATTCTTTATAAAACAGGACTTTTTTCACGGATAGATATAAAACCTCAATCCATGGATAGCTCTCTAGATTTAATTTATAATTTTGAAGAAGCTCCAGCAGGAGCTTTTGAATTTGGCTTTGGATATGGAGAATATGAAAAAGCAAAAGGTTTTGCAGAGCTTTCTTATATAAATTTATTTGGTATGAATAAACAGATATTTTCAAGAGTTGAAATAAGCAGTTTAGAAAGGCGAAGCTATATAACCTATATTGACCCGTGGATATTGAAGGATCTTACCTTTAAATCCTCATTACTTTTTGAAAGAATGGATTTTAAAAATATTGATACAAAAGATATTATCTATAAATTAAAAAGATATGGTGTATCTGCTGGTTTTGAAAAGAAGTTTTTTGAGTCCTTCAAGGCAGAACTTCTTTATGAGGCAACATATTCAAAGACATGGGATGTTATGCCTGAAGTGGTTATCTCTGATCAGGATATTGGAGAATTATTTATCAGTGGAATAAAAGCTTCATTAATATATGACAGCAGGGATAATCCTTTTGATCCCACAAAAGGGTGGCTTGCAGGTGTTACTTCCAAGCTTAGCAGTGAGTTTTTGGGTTCTGAAATAAATTTTATGAAGTCATCATTTTATATTAATAAATATACAGAATTAACGAAAGGGTTTGTTCTTGCAACTTCTTTACGTGGTGGCTGGGCATGGCTTTACAGAGGTACGGATAATTTACCTATTTCAGAAAGATATTTTCTTGGAGGAAGAGACACTGTAAGGGGTTATGCGCAGAATACACTTGGTCCTAAACAGGATAATCAACCAACAGGTGGAAATGCTTTTTTGATGGGGAACATTGAATTTAGAACCTATCTCGGTAAAAACTTCTCTATAGTTAACTTCCTCGATTTTGGTAATGTATGGAAGAGGGTAGGGGATGTGGATGTTTCAAATCTCAAATATACTACAGGGGCTGGACTAAGATATAAAACTCCTGTTGGTCCTTTAAGAATAGATTATGGATATAAACTCAATAGAAAGGCAGGTGAATCACATGGGGAAATTCATTTTAGCATTGGTCATGCTTTTTAA
- a CDS encoding translocation/assembly module TamB domain-containing protein translates to MKKKILIALITLFFALFLLIGKIDISSIILKPALNELQEMLGMEVSIDKAYLHLIPLYIEFKNIVISNPEKNTLMFTKAKLYVGLTRILNKEIEIRRVALYSGNLSLTRETLNKCIESVSVYLKKPTKFPLKLKFNSFEIEKFNGSVYDKDLKLNLKELYGRVVLRAEPKISIFSNVKLSLPKYPNIDTQLKASFKITEREIILEELKLFDINSLLKSSGRITHTNFLGEFIVSGKIFLKSLMKIFGLKDGYGEINIDGKVSLVEAQKWQDKIKMNLKFDASFLLEELMKILKVSETLTGVTEAKGEVEGCLSDPQVNARVSLKKGNILGVKVDTVEAEAVYKNGILEFKNGKVKLYGGSAQAHVWITLPKVIKHYVFIELNNVSSSGIFELLHWNPGIAEGTVKGWLISEGEKFSPQGSFVYLRKGHKPDDLRGKIEWIKGVFKSARDVYKFTSLEIALSKSQVKANGYIDTKNNNLNFAFTGSSEDINELLIPYQKGIYGNLNFIGKLSGTAENPEISINFISKKISILTKEIENSLPEQTFTFDNLKGNIVYGKNLLLINELTGKDILFKGKILFPQAKNLFELKNPVYDLFFSIKNLYIKNLYVKALNKEIQTFLNLEGSIKDRGKITANLICSPLFLGNHKIINKIAGLISFEKEVVFIKNLNIFNNGNVLTASGYLNLNGEISISAISKTFDITDIAQNYAKKIGMKYIEKINLNKLSFQISGSIRNPVIDANTTVTTKLKNGKNMDGIISLNYKQNYLIMKAELMKNIFFSIEGLPDKKQWNITGNFVSARIDPVAAAFVNNLPEDLVILVNGKLKGSLVDKNFDAQIDLNRVFTRLYGIGLNNKNPVSIRIQKGNVYFTPLTFLGQSTELTIKGKIVDYFDILIEGSSDLKPFKALFKVDDIRGRASMQVYIYESRQNPEIVGEVDINNASITLRKDIPSLSNINATLSFNEDRVIIEKAYGTFSEGSIEMEGTVYLEKFGIKQLAVSGKFSSVRWIFAPKCWAYLDGQVYLTGAYSQPLLSGQINIQKGVYTERIDWTRLALKSSSSKLTVAKDSWFNNLRFNLRAKTSNFFVNNNLATVNLNSDLLLRGSLQEPSLIGWINAKEGWIYFRGSKFEIMQALIQFNDPNSIRPYLNVSARTNVSQYNINLNLNGYIDQFNLILSSNPPLSESELLNLLVLGQNGGGKGIPGASEAASFITGQMHELLEERVRGLTGLDVMTVEPGVSKTTGSIAPRITVGKKLMDGRLTVTYSTQAGATAEQIIKVEYLVRKGVSLVGTKDEIGGISGAIKFRFEFR, encoded by the coding sequence TTGAAAAAAAAGATTTTGATAGCGCTGATAACTTTATTTTTTGCATTGTTCCTCCTGATAGGTAAAATTGATATCTCATCAATTATTCTTAAACCTGCTCTTAATGAACTTCAAGAAATGCTCGGAATGGAGGTATCCATTGATAAAGCTTATCTACATTTAATTCCACTTTATATTGAATTTAAAAATATTGTCATATCTAATCCAGAAAAAAATACTCTAATGTTTACTAAAGCAAAGCTTTACGTAGGACTAACCAGGATTTTAAATAAAGAGATAGAAATAAGAAGAGTTGCTCTGTATTCAGGTAATTTATCTTTGACACGTGAAACCTTGAACAAATGCATAGAAAGTGTCTCAGTTTATTTGAAAAAGCCCACAAAATTTCCTTTAAAATTAAAGTTCAATTCCTTTGAAATAGAAAAATTTAATGGTTCAGTCTATGATAAAGATTTGAAATTGAACTTAAAAGAGCTTTATGGAAGAGTTGTCTTACGAGCAGAACCTAAAATTTCAATATTTTCTAATGTAAAACTTTCTTTACCTAAGTATCCAAATATTGATACCCAACTAAAGGCTTCTTTTAAAATCACAGAGAGAGAAATAATTCTTGAGGAATTAAAACTCTTTGATATAAATTCCCTTTTAAAAAGTTCAGGTAGAATAACTCATACTAATTTCTTAGGGGAATTCATTGTTTCTGGAAAGATCTTTTTAAAATCTCTTATGAAAATTTTTGGCCTGAAAGATGGTTATGGCGAAATTAATATTGATGGTAAAGTAAGTTTAGTAGAAGCTCAAAAATGGCAGGATAAAATTAAAATGAATTTAAAATTTGATGCCTCTTTCCTTCTTGAAGAGTTAATGAAGATTCTAAAAGTCTCTGAAACGCTAACAGGAGTTACAGAAGCTAAAGGAGAGGTGGAAGGTTGTCTTTCAGACCCTCAAGTTAATGCCAGAGTGAGCTTGAAAAAAGGAAATATTCTTGGTGTTAAAGTAGATACTGTAGAGGCTGAAGCCGTATATAAAAACGGAATACTGGAGTTTAAAAATGGAAAAGTAAAACTTTACGGTGGTTCTGCTCAGGCTCATGTCTGGATAACTCTTCCAAAAGTTATAAAACATTATGTCTTTATTGAATTAAACAATGTATCAAGTAGCGGGATTTTTGAACTTCTTCACTGGAATCCCGGAATTGCAGAAGGAACGGTAAAAGGATGGTTAATTTCAGAAGGAGAGAAGTTTTCTCCACAAGGCTCATTTGTTTATTTAAGAAAAGGTCACAAACCAGATGATTTAAGAGGAAAAATTGAATGGATAAAAGGTGTCTTTAAATCTGCACGGGATGTTTATAAATTTACCTCACTGGAAATTGCTTTATCTAAGAGTCAGGTTAAAGCAAATGGTTATATAGATACAAAAAACAACAACCTTAACTTTGCTTTTACAGGCAGTAGTGAAGATATAAATGAACTTTTAATTCCATATCAGAAGGGTATATATGGAAATTTAAACTTCATAGGAAAACTCTCTGGAACCGCCGAAAATCCTGAAATATCTATTAACTTTATCTCAAAAAAAATCAGTATTCTTACAAAAGAAATAGAAAACTCCCTTCCAGAGCAAACATTTACATTTGATAATTTAAAAGGAAATATTGTTTATGGGAAAAATCTACTGTTAATCAATGAACTTACAGGAAAAGATATTTTATTTAAAGGAAAGATTTTATTTCCTCAGGCAAAAAATCTTTTTGAATTAAAAAATCCTGTATATGATCTTTTCTTTTCAATAAAAAACCTGTATATAAAAAATCTTTATGTAAAAGCTTTAAATAAAGAAATTCAGACCTTTCTAAATTTAGAAGGCTCTATAAAAGACAGAGGGAAAATTACAGCTAATTTAATTTGCAGCCCTCTGTTTCTTGGAAACCATAAAATTATTAACAAAATCGCAGGATTAATCTCTTTTGAAAAAGAGGTTGTCTTTATAAAAAATTTGAATATTTTTAATAATGGAAATGTATTAACTGCTTCAGGTTATTTAAACCTTAATGGAGAAATTAGTATTTCAGCCATATCAAAGACTTTTGACATAACTGATATTGCTCAGAATTATGCAAAAAAAATCGGCATGAAATATATAGAAAAAATTAATCTGAATAAATTAAGTTTTCAGATTTCTGGCTCAATAAGAAATCCAGTAATTGATGCAAATACAACTGTCACAACAAAGCTAAAAAATGGTAAAAATATGGATGGCATAATCAGTCTTAATTATAAACAAAATTATCTTATAATGAAAGCCGAACTTATGAAAAATATCTTCTTTTCAATTGAAGGCTTGCCTGATAAAAAACAATGGAATATTACAGGAAATTTTGTTTCAGCAAGAATTGATCCTGTAGCAGCAGCTTTTGTTAATAATCTACCAGAGGATTTAGTAATCTTAGTAAATGGAAAGCTTAAAGGTTCCTTAGTGGATAAAAATTTTGATGCCCAGATTGATTTAAACAGGGTATTTACAAGGCTTTATGGAATAGGACTTAACAATAAAAATCCTGTAAGTATTAGAATACAAAAGGGTAATGTTTATTTTACTCCATTAACTTTTTTAGGACAATCTACAGAATTAACAATAAAGGGCAAGATAGTTGATTACTTTGATATTCTCATTGAAGGTTCCTCTGATTTAAAGCCTTTCAAAGCTTTATTTAAAGTGGATGACATAAGAGGAAGAGCATCTATGCAGGTTTACATTTACGAAAGTAGGCAAAATCCTGAAATAGTTGGAGAAGTTGATATAAACAATGCATCAATTACTTTAAGAAAAGATATCCCTTCATTATCCAATATAAATGCTACTTTATCGTTTAATGAAGACAGAGTGATTATAGAAAAAGCTTATGGTACATTTTCTGAAGGTAGTATTGAGATGGAAGGAACCGTATATCTTGAAAAATTTGGAATAAAACAACTTGCAGTTTCTGGAAAATTCTCATCAGTCAGATGGATATTTGCACCAAAATGCTGGGCATATCTTGATGGACAGGTTTACCTTACAGGAGCATATTCTCAGCCTCTGCTTTCAGGACAGATTAATATTCAAAAGGGAGTATATACTGAAAGAATTGACTGGACTCGTTTGGCTCTTAAATCAAGTTCCTCAAAACTTACAGTCGCAAAAGACAGCTGGTTTAATAATTTGAGATTTAATTTACGAGCCAAGACCAGTAACTTCTTTGTCAATAACAATCTTGCTACAGTAAACTTAAATAGCGATCTTCTTTTAAGAGGTTCTTTACAGGAACCATCATTAATAGGATGGATAAATGCAAAAGAAGGATGGATTTATTTTAGAGGCAGCAAATTTGAAATTATGCAAGCACTTATTCAATTTAATGACCCGAATTCAATAAGGCCTTATCTTAATGTTTCAGCAAGAACAAATGTATCTCAATATAATATAAATCTTAATCTAAATGGTTATATTGATCAGTTTAATCTCATACTCAGTTCAAATCCTCCTCTTTCAGAGTCAGAATTACTTAATTTATTAGTATTGGGACAGAATGGAGGAGGAAAAGGAATTCCAGGAGCTTCTGAAGCTGCTTCATTTATCACAGGACAAATGCATGAACTGCTTGAAGAAAGAGTGAGAGGGCTTACAGGGCTTGATGTAATGACAGTTGAACCAGGAGTATCAAAAACAACAGGCTCTATAGCTCCAAGAATCACAGTTGGTAAAAAACTCATGGATGGTAGACTCACCGTAACTTATTCTACTCAAGCTGGAGCAACTGCTGAACAAATAATAAAAGTGGAGTATCTGGTTAGAAAAGGTGTATCTCTGGTAGGTACAAAGGATGAAATTGGAGGGATTTCAGGTGCGATTAAGTTTCGCTTTGAGTTTCGTTAG
- a CDS encoding DUF3108 domain-containing protein: MKLRWIIVALLISVAAHVSIMMSLGKIQLNLPSFDFIETFIFQTKKEHPKPKIIEKPEQQQQETPQSNKNTNSENLAENNQKPEENMVQNNEKTRSPQSPNNPFIKFINETMKFDIYWMGIYVGSATVSVRGDENTITITSMVKSASFISNFYYVNDHAESKIEMGKPKHFTLIQTEGKYRGNKETIFDYENSEIVFINHLKNSTVYHKGIDKVFMDVLSGFFYLRTLPININEPVSIDIFDSNKFATVVVQPIKEEKLELSNKQVDTIVVKPQLDTEGLFKRKGDIIIWLSKDNGKIPLKIETKVPVGRVVAELKEYKKD; the protein is encoded by the coding sequence ATGAAACTAAGATGGATCATAGTAGCTTTGTTAATTTCCGTGGCTGCTCATGTAAGCATAATGATGAGCCTTGGTAAGATTCAATTGAACTTGCCTTCCTTCGATTTTATAGAAACCTTTATTTTTCAAACTAAAAAAGAACATCCGAAACCAAAGATTATTGAAAAACCTGAACAGCAACAACAGGAAACACCTCAATCTAATAAAAATACAAACTCAGAAAATTTGGCAGAAAACAATCAAAAACCTGAGGAGAACATGGTTCAAAATAATGAAAAAACCCGATCTCCTCAGTCGCCAAATAATCCTTTTATAAAATTTATTAACGAAACAATGAAGTTTGACATTTACTGGATGGGCATTTATGTCGGCTCAGCAACAGTTTCTGTTAGAGGGGATGAAAATACAATTACAATAACTTCAATGGTTAAATCCGCTAGCTTTATTTCAAATTTTTATTATGTGAATGACCATGCAGAAAGTAAGATAGAGATGGGTAAACCCAAACACTTTACACTGATTCAAACAGAAGGCAAATACAGAGGTAATAAAGAAACTATTTTTGATTATGAAAACAGCGAGATTGTTTTTATTAATCATCTTAAAAATAGTACAGTTTATCATAAAGGCATAGATAAGGTATTTATGGATGTTCTATCTGGATTTTTCTATCTTAGAACACTGCCAATAAACATAAATGAACCCGTATCAATAGACATTTTTGACAGCAATAAGTTTGCAACTGTTGTGGTGCAACCAATAAAGGAAGAAAAATTAGAGCTATCAAATAAACAGGTTGACACAATTGTTGTAAAGCCTCAGCTTGACACAGAAGGACTCTTTAAAAGAAAAGGAGATATTATTATCTGGTTAAGTAAAGACAATGGCAAAATTCCACTGAAGATTGAAACAAAAGTTCCTGTAGGACGAGTGGTAGCAGAGTTAAAGGAATACAAAAAAGATTAA
- the uvrA gene encoding excinuclease ABC subunit UvrA produces MQQNILIKGARQHNLKNIDLILPRNKIIVITGPSGSGKSSLAMDTIFAEAHRRYLQSLPVELRTIFAELQKPDVDFIEGLSPAVSVEQKTISKSPRSTVGTITEIYDYLRLLYAKIGTPYCPKCGRELISQDINKMTASVLSLPEGTKIQILAPVVIEKKGEHKEIIERARAEGFIRARIDGKLIDLTQEISLKKHVRHTIELVVDRIIVKEKYKNQIKRALELAMKYNQTVVVNIVDENKDVIFSSTLACPTCGVSLPEIDPRLFSFNSKYGACQRCRGLGYENIEDEEEVDVLTLIPCKLCGGTRLREEALAIKINGKNIAELLGISLDELKNFLSELKVSSNETLIAERILKEIFIKLEFLQRIGVAYLSLNRPAFSLSGGEAQRIRLATQLGSHLSGVLYILDEPSIGLHPRDCLKLIESMKELSSRGNTLIVVEHDEKTIMNADLVVELGPGGGRNGGYLIEISSPKKLIESKNSITAQYLSGSNKIAVPERRRKANEFIKIIGAEAYNLKNINVKIPLGVFVCVTGVAGSGKSTLIFEILYKALAKKLYNANVLPGKYKTIEGIEKIDKVVCIDQSPIGRTSRSTPATYTQVMNEIRELFAMLPDAKVRGYTKSRFSFNLSGGRCEACQGDGVKKIKMHLLPDVYVVCDSCKGKRYNEETLQIKYKGKSISDILEMTVSEALEFFYPVPKLRHKLQIMQDIGLGYITLGQSATTLSGGEAQRVKLAKELSKKPTGKTLYILDEPTTGLHMVDIERLLNILQRLVENGNTVIVIEHDLDIIKCADYIIDLGPEGGALGGYLVAEGTPEEVAMNPVSYTGRFLKEKLWL; encoded by the coding sequence ATGCAGCAAAATATATTAATAAAAGGAGCGAGACAGCACAATCTTAAAAACATTGATTTAATCCTTCCAAGAAATAAAATTATAGTGATTACAGGTCCGTCCGGCTCAGGAAAATCATCACTTGCAATGGATACAATTTTTGCTGAAGCTCATAGAAGATATCTTCAAAGTCTTCCAGTAGAATTAAGAACCATTTTTGCTGAACTACAAAAGCCTGATGTTGACTTTATTGAAGGACTTTCTCCAGCAGTATCTGTTGAGCAGAAAACAATATCAAAAAGTCCTCGTTCAACAGTTGGAACCATAACTGAAATTTATGATTATTTGAGACTACTTTATGCAAAAATTGGAACTCCATATTGTCCAAAATGTGGAAGAGAATTAATTTCTCAAGATATAAATAAAATGACTGCCTCTGTCCTGAGCCTTCCAGAAGGAACAAAGATTCAGATTTTAGCTCCAGTTGTCATTGAAAAAAAAGGAGAACATAAAGAAATCATTGAAAGAGCAAGAGCTGAGGGATTTATAAGAGCAAGAATAGATGGAAAACTCATTGATTTAACACAGGAGATTTCCTTAAAGAAACATGTGAGACATACAATTGAGCTTGTTGTAGACAGAATCATTGTTAAAGAAAAATACAAAAATCAAATAAAAAGAGCATTGGAACTAGCAATGAAATATAATCAAACCGTTGTAGTAAACATTGTTGATGAAAACAAAGATGTTATATTTAGCAGCACTCTTGCCTGTCCAACCTGTGGCGTGAGTCTACCGGAAATTGACCCAAGACTTTTTTCTTTTAACAGTAAGTACGGTGCATGTCAAAGATGTAGAGGACTGGGCTATGAAAATATTGAAGATGAAGAAGAAGTAGATGTTTTAACTTTAATCCCCTGTAAACTTTGTGGAGGAACAAGACTCAGAGAGGAAGCCTTAGCAATAAAAATTAATGGAAAGAATATAGCAGAATTATTAGGAATTTCACTTGATGAATTAAAAAATTTTTTATCTGAATTGAAAGTATCTTCTAATGAAACTTTGATTGCGGAAAGAATACTTAAAGAAATTTTTATAAAACTTGAATTTCTTCAAAGAATCGGGGTTGCTTATTTAAGCCTGAATAGACCTGCTTTCAGTCTTTCAGGAGGAGAAGCTCAGAGAATAAGGCTTGCCACTCAGCTTGGTTCACATTTGAGTGGAGTTCTTTATATACTTGACGAACCGAGTATTGGGCTACATCCAAGAGATTGTTTAAAACTTATTGAATCTATGAAAGAGCTTTCATCAAGAGGAAATACCCTTATTGTTGTGGAGCATGATGAAAAAACAATAATGAATGCTGATTTAGTAGTAGAACTTGGACCTGGGGGTGGCAGGAATGGTGGTTATCTGATAGAGATATCATCTCCAAAAAAACTTATAGAAAGTAAAAATTCAATCACTGCTCAGTATTTAAGCGGTTCAAATAAAATTGCAGTTCCAGAACGAAGAAGAAAAGCGAATGAATTTATAAAAATTATAGGAGCAGAAGCCTATAATCTTAAAAATATTAATGTTAAAATTCCCCTTGGTGTATTTGTATGTGTTACAGGGGTTGCTGGTTCAGGCAAAAGCACATTAATATTTGAGATTTTATATAAAGCTCTGGCAAAAAAACTTTACAATGCTAATGTTTTACCTGGCAAATATAAAACAATTGAAGGTATTGAAAAGATAGACAAAGTTGTCTGTATTGATCAGTCTCCTATTGGAAGAACTTCTCGTTCCACACCAGCGACATATACTCAGGTTATGAATGAAATAAGAGAACTCTTTGCAATGTTACCTGATGCAAAAGTTAGGGGATATACAAAATCAAGATTCAGTTTTAATCTTTCAGGAGGCAGATGTGAAGCCTGTCAGGGAGATGGAGTAAAAAAGATAAAGATGCATCTACTTCCAGATGTATATGTTGTTTGTGACAGTTGTAAAGGGAAAAGATACAACGAGGAAACTCTTCAGATTAAATATAAAGGTAAAAGCATCAGCGACATTCTTGAAATGACAGTAAGCGAAGCACTTGAGTTTTTCTATCCTGTGCCAAAACTCAGACATAAGCTTCAGATAATGCAAGACATAGGACTTGGATATATAACTCTTGGACAGTCTGCTACAACTCTCTCAGGAGGAGAGGCTCAAAGAGTTAAACTTGCTAAGGAACTAAGCAAAAAACCAACAGGAAAAACTCTTTATATACTTGACGAACCCACAACAGGATTACATATGGTTGATATAGAAAGACTACTTAATATACTTCAGAGACTCGTTGAAAATGGAAATACTGTTATAGTGATAGAACACGATTTGGACATTATAAAATGTGCTGACTACATAATAGATCTTGGACCTGAAGGAGGTGCTCTTGGAGGCTATCTTGTAGCAGAAGGAACTCCTGAGGAGGTTGCTATGAATCCTGTATCCTACACTGGAAGATTTTTGAAAGAGAAATTATGGCTATGA
- a CDS encoding RluA family pseudouridine synthase, with the protein MNLTFQIDNISEGKRLDVFVSEKLNLSRTKAQEAIEKGFVKVNNFLKSKSYKLRLNDLVEVCSEIFAETQENKELIPQNIPIDVIYKDNYLIVLSKPANMVVYPCTGHKDGTLLNALAYHVKKLASAGAPLRPGVVHRLDKDTSGVIVIALDDKAYYGLVEAFKRRQVNKEYIALVSGELKGSGKITLPIGRAVYDRKKMSTRTKKAKEAITEWEVLRNFKNYTLVKVRIITGRTHQIRVHFSAIGHPVLGDRAYGRKTYIELGKKKLPITRQMLHAWKIKFTHPITGETLQFESPLPNDMMEIIDLMESS; encoded by the coding sequence ATGAATCTTACCTTTCAAATTGATAATATCAGTGAAGGTAAAAGACTTGATGTATTTGTCTCTGAAAAATTAAATCTCAGCAGAACAAAAGCTCAGGAAGCAATTGAAAAAGGATTTGTTAAAGTAAATAATTTTTTAAAATCAAAAAGTTATAAACTGAGACTTAATGATTTAGTGGAAGTTTGTAGCGAAATTTTCGCTGAAACACAAGAAAATAAAGAATTAATCCCGCAAAATATTCCAATTGATGTAATTTACAAAGATAATTATTTAATTGTGCTTTCAAAACCTGCTAATATGGTCGTTTATCCTTGTACAGGACATAAGGATGGAACTCTTTTGAATGCTTTGGCCTATCATGTAAAAAAACTTGCCAGTGCTGGTGCACCTTTAAGACCCGGAGTAGTTCACAGACTTGACAAAGATACTTCCGGAGTAATTGTCATTGCCCTTGATGATAAAGCCTATTATGGATTGGTAGAAGCTTTTAAAAGAAGGCAAGTCAATAAAGAATACATTGCTCTTGTAAGTGGAGAATTAAAGGGAAGTGGAAAGATCACTCTTCCAATCGGAAGAGCAGTTTATGACAGAAAAAAAATGTCAACAAGAACAAAAAAAGCAAAAGAAGCAATTACAGAGTGGGAAGTTCTTAGAAATTTTAAAAACTATACTCTTGTAAAAGTGAGAATAATTACTGGCAGAACTCATCAGATAAGAGTTCATTTTTCAGCAATTGGACATCCTGTTTTGGGTGATAGAGCATATGGAAGAAAAACATACATAGAGCTTGGCAAGAAAAAATTACCTATAACGAGGCAGATGCTTCATGCATGGAAAATTAAATTCACTCATCCAATAACAGGTGAGACTCTTCAATTTGAATCCCCTCTACCCAATGATATGATGGAAATTATTGACCTGATGGAGAGCAGTTAA